One window of Quercus robur chromosome 5, dhQueRobu3.1, whole genome shotgun sequence genomic DNA carries:
- the LOC126725060 gene encoding receptor-like protein EIX2 translates to MGALVNLHSLRLQNNSIYGDIPSSLKKCSNLKLIDMGDNHLSIIPLWIGEMTNIIVLRLRSSEFKGYIPQQICQLSSLRVLDLANNNLSGSIPNCLKNISAMALPDSYDISLSYFMDFIYPFTSYVENVQLVPKGNEMEYKENLKLVKLIDLSSNNLSGSIPTEISDLSELRFLNLSRNHLMGKIPEKIGSMKELESVDLSRNHLSGEIPPSMSNLTFLSFLDLSYNNFLGRIPSSTQLQSFDALRYIGNPQLYGDPLPKSCTIEELSLNRSPVGSVEDDSKNSSFYIGMGVGFTTGFWAICEALFFNRTWRRAYFRFADEVKDWIYETTMIKMNLLEKLRVCLSK, encoded by the coding sequence ATGGGGGCTTTAGTTAACCTCCATTCATTGCGTTTACAAAACAATAGCATCTATGGAGATATTCCTTCCTCATTGAAAAAGTGCTCAAATCTAAAGCTTATTGACATGGGTGATAATCATTTGTCCATCATACCACTATGGATAGGAGAAATGACAAATATTATAGTTCTCCGTCTAAGATCAAGTGAATTCAAGGGTTATATACCTCAACAAATATGCCAACTTTCTTCTCTTAGAGTATTGGATCTtgctaataataatttatcaggATCCATACCAAACTGCTTGAAAAATATCAGCGCCATGGCATTACCAGATTCCTATGATATttcattatcttattttatggATTTTATATATCCATTTACATCCTATGTTGAGAATGTTCAGTTGGTTCCtaaagggaatgaaatggaatacAAAGAGAACCTTAAATTAGTTAAGCTCATAGACCTTTCAAGTAACAACTTGTCCGGATCAATCCCTACTGAAATTTCAGATCTTTCCGAATTACGTTTTTTGAATTTGTCTCGAAATCATTTGATGGGAAAGATACCAGAAAAAATTGGGAGTATGAAAGAGTTAGAGTCAGTTGATCTCTCACGAAATCATTTATCGGGTGAAATTCCTCCAAGCATGTCTAATTTGACATTTCTTAGTTTCTTGGACTTGTCATACAATAACTTCTTAGGTAGAATTCCTTCAAGCACCCAGCTTCAATCATTTGATGCCCTTAGGTATATTGGAAATCCTCAGTTATATGGTGATCCTCTTCCAAAAAGCTGCACAATTGAGGAACTATCTTTGAATAGATCACCAGTTGGTAGTGTTGAAGATGATTCTAAAAACTCCAGCTTCTACATTGGTATGGGAGTTGGATTCACAACTGGCTTTTGGGCAATTTGTGAAGCTCTCTTCTTTAATAGGACTTGGAGGCGTGCTTATTTTAGATTTGCTGATGAAGTAAAAGATTGGATTTATGAGACTACAATgataaagatgaatttattGGAAAAGCTAAGAGTCTGCCTTAGTAAGTGA